One Purpureocillium takamizusanense chromosome 1, complete sequence genomic window carries:
- a CDS encoding uncharacterized protein (EggNog:ENOG503P05E~COG:P~COG:Q~TransMembrane:7 (o58-78i171-192o212-236i248-267o287-311i318-338o344-364i)), which produces MAPGLQLAVRAIAADAGQAISKLAKRINIPLTATSPPGLVQANVVDPWSQSGKYALGWTYFALAMMACVIVVRVWHYWQDKIRQAIYKQEVEDHYRHMYAMDADYATALHSGQAGQFFPEGDGLGYKQFRPKAHFSSVGVINDTLALFRWLFYRPIPDIAIGKHRFTFSSLAVLACAFIAVVFVALYCFLQQPLFWQSIRFGSPPVAIRSGMIAVAMTPWIIATSMKANFLTMLIGIGPERLNVFHRWLGYLCLFLSLAHMIPFYIQPVWEDGGMTVFNQLFPDGSGMIYGTGIACIVPLIWLCTASLPFIRRAAYELFVILHIPAGIVYVGCLFWHTKNYLMSWSYLYATVGIWVVCYLMRFFKLNWTKPWRLAFMVGDEAAITLMSENAIKITIPTQMRWKPGQYVYLRMPGISLLDNHPFTISSLCSEDFPSEYGETYRDCVLVFKPYRGFTKKVLETALAKGPFHTYRAFLDGPYGGMRRDLAAFDTCILIAGGSGITSLMSQLLNLIKRMRDGKAITRKVVVVWAVKRFEALDWFKEEMRICQESAPPESVTCKFFLTSAVRHRPAAGMTAPISGQNRALNHMLHDKLDGFVAGIASKRNSALIQAEAQGDPDRERELRAENEDRITALPQQKYLQPHQHLPQSRPHPAADDGVRVGPNGYPEDKKRAVGDDESEFHFPTVAKDQPHFNYAPVSPRKLPQETGQDDDDPLPVRAPELAHLRRPNMPEPSRQRPVSTLGPPAGFDFGFPETPTEFQKNLMRSAFPIPLQMDGGWTIEYGRPQLGHMLKQWATGGTDGRGILGRRTAVFVCGPPAMRVGVANTVARLQAEIWGDDELEEIFLHTENYAL; this is translated from the coding sequence ATGGCTCCCGGCCTGCAACTTGCTGTCCGGGCCATCGCTGCCGATGCTGGTCAAGCCATCTcgaagctggccaagcgTATCAACATCCCTCTCACGGCGACAAGCCCTCCAGGACTCGTCCAGgccaacgtcgtcgacccgTGGTCGCAGTCTGGCAAGTATGCTCTGGGCTGGACATAtttcgccctcgccatgatggcgtgTGTCATTGTGGTCCGGGTCTGGCACTATTGGCAGGACAAGATTCGCCAGGCCATCTACAAGCAGGAGGTGGAAGACCATTACCGACACATGtacgccatggacgccgacTATGCGACGGCGCTGCACTCGGGACAGGCAGGGCAGTTCTTTCCAGAAGGCGATGGCTTGGGATATAAGCAGTTCCGGCCAAAAGCGCACTTCTCGTCAGTCGGTGTCATCAACGACACCCTGGCGCTCTTCCGGTGGCTCTTTTATCGGCCAATCCCCGACATTGCCATTGGAAAGCACAGGTTTACGTTTTCCTCCCTCGCCGTACTTGCGTGTgccttcatcgccgtcgtcttcgtcgctcTCTACTGTTTCCTGCAGCAGCCTCTGTTTTGGCAAAGCATTCGATTCGGGTCGCCACCGGTGGCCATCCGATCCGGCATGATTGCGGTGGCTATGACGCCTTGGATCATCGCCACGAGCATGAAGGCAAATTTCTTGACCATGTTGATCGGCATTGGCCCGGAACGGCTCAACGTCTTTCATCGATGGCTCGGCTACTTGTGCCTCTTCCTTTCGCTTGCCCACATGATCCCCTTCTACATTCAGCCAGTATGGGAAGACGGCGGCATGACTGTCTTCAACCAGCTCTTCCCGGACGGAAGCGGAATGATTTACGGCACAGGCATTGCGTGCATAGTACCGCTCATCTGGCTCTgcaccgcctcgctgccTTTCATTAGGCGAGCAGCGTACGAACTGTTTGTCATCCTACACATccccgccggcatcgtctACGTGGGCTGCCTGTTCTGGCACACCAAGAACTACCTGATGTCATGGAGCTACCTGTACGCCACAGTCGGTATCTGGGTGGTCTGCTACTTGATGCGATTTTTCAAACTCAACTGGACCAAACCCTGGCGCCTGGCATtcatggtcggcgacgaggctgccaTCACGCTCATGTCGGAGAACGCAATCAAGATTACGATCCCGACGCAGATGCGCTGGAAGCCGGGGCAATATGTGTACTTGCGCATGCCCGGGATTTCGCTCCTCGACAATCACCCATTTACCATCTCGTCCCTGTGCAGCGAGGACTTTCCGTCCGAGTACGGTGAGACGTATCGCGACTGTGTTCTCGTGTTTAAGCCTTACCGTGGCTTCACGAAAAAGGTGTTGGAAACCGCTCTCGCCAAAGGCCCTTTCCACACGTATCGCGCGTTTTTAGACGGCCCTTACGGCGGTATGCGCCGTGACCTCGCGGCTTTTGATACATGCATCCTTATTGCAGGTGGGAGCGGCATTACCTCACTCATGTCACAGCTTTTGAACCTCATCAAACGGATGCGAGACGGCAAGGCCATCACACGCAAAGTCGTGGTCGTTTGGGCCGTCAAGCGATTCGAAGCACTGGATTGGTTCAAGGAAGAGATGCGCATCTGCCAGGAGTCGGCGCCTCCAGAGAGCGTCACCTGCAAGTTCTTCCTGACTTCGGCAGTGAGGCATCGTCCTGCGGCCGGGATGACAGCGCCTATCAGTGGGCAGAACAGAGCACTCAACCACATGCTCCATGACAAGCTTGATGGTTTCGTGGCCGGCATCGCCTCGAAGCGGAATTCGGCCCTTATCCAGGCCGAGGCTCAGGGCGACCCGGACCGCGAGCGAGAGCTGCGCGCGGAGAATGAAGATCGCATCACGGCGCTGCCACAGCAAAAATATCTCCAACCACACCAGCACCTGCCGCAGTCCAGACCCCATccagctgccgacgacggggtgCGCGTCGGCCCCAACGGCTACcccgaggacaagaagcgGGCCGTGGGGGACGACGAGTCCGAGTTTCACTTTCCTACCGTTGCCAAGGACCAGCCTCACTTCAACTACGCGCCGGTGTCGCCCCGGAAGCTCCCGCAAGAGACCGgtcaagacgacgacgacccgtTACCCGTCCGCGCGCCAGAGCTCGCTCACCTGCGGCGACCCAACATGCCCGAGCCATCAAGACAACGACCCGTTTCTACCCTCGGTCCGCCAGCGGGCTTCGACTTTGGCTTCCCCGAGACGCCGACGGAGTTCCAGAAGAACCTGATGCGATCTGCGTTCCCGATCCCGCTGCAGATGGACGGTGGCTGGACCATCGAATATGGGCGTCCTCAGCTGGGACACATGCTCAAGCAGTGGGCGACGGGTGGCACGGATGGGCGCGGCATCCTAGGCCGGCGGACTGCCGTGTTTGTTTGCGGGCCGCCAGCGATGCGGGTGGGCGTCGCAAACACGGTCGCAAGGCTGCAGGCGGAAATctggggcgacgacgagttggAGGAGATTTTCCTACACACGGAAAACTACGCGTTGTAA
- a CDS encoding uncharacterized protein (EggNog:ENOG503PZQP), whose amino-acid sequence MADFPERDMEKIAKGWSIAMLYSKERLKRVHDWEGEELEQAIREGRLVLETVCLFIHACVKRGQYKLPFEFWRVLHAEYGIVVYPSALTEDIEVQGLGTDVTFTEAYYGHIIMLGGCSGSHPPRCPMEFIQEPPPVYQK is encoded by the exons ATGGCAGACTTTCCAGAGCGCGACATGGAGAAAATCGCCAAGGGATGGTCCATTGCCATGCTCTACTCCAAGGAGCGATTGAAGCGGGTGCACGAttgggagggcgaggagctggagcaggCGATCCGCGAAGGGCGGCTCGTTCTCGAGACGGTGTGTCTGTTTATCCACGCCTGCGTCAAGCGTGGGCAATACAA GCTGCCGTTCGAGTTTTGGCGGGTGCTGCACGCCGAGTATGGCATCGTCGTCTATCCGTCGGCTCTGACGGAAGACATTGAGGTGCAGGGGCTGGGAACGGACGTTACGTTTACGGAAGCGTACTACGGTCATATCA TCATGCTCGGGGGCTGCTCGGGATCGCACCCACCGCGATGTCCGATGGAGTTTATTCAGGAACCTCCTCCGGTGTACCAGAAGTGA
- the MRS6 gene encoding Rab proteins geranylgeranyltransferase component A, variant 2 (EggNog:ENOG503NWFY~COG:O), which yields MESLSDTKWDVVISGTGLPQALLALALSRSGKSILHVDPNDYYGGSEAALSLQEADEWVERYASEVADGAFAGAQVNKAEDGLSFPRAYSLALAPQLIHARSELLSQLVSSKAFRQIEFLAVGSFFIYRPSTDSATPAMLNRIPSTREDVFANKTIPTRSKRSLMKFLKFVLDFESEPHAQLWKPKAKDDLAAFLESEFKLDHDLRSYVLTLTLSLDGRVTVADGLTLINRHLTSMGVFGTGFAAVYPKWGGLSEIAQVGCRAAAVGGAVYMLGTGISEARVVPAAQGSGGEEIEVKLTNDVVVKSRILVQDWANLAAGCTSQCRLTAVVESSMPAMFETIAEGTPTPCVSIVAFPPGSLTRSDGTVSDHPVYASVHSSDTGECPSGQSIVYLSTISGPTSKDLLELALSSFLRALSPDQDQPKCLYRLSYEQRGGTGAFDVDKVTGLFSPHPPHLAFDDALLIPVRKAWDMVMGDSAGDVEYMQFEDREGAVDDDDAFAA from the exons ATGGAATCCCTCTCAGACACAAAGTGGGATGTAGTGATCAGTGGCACTGGGCTACCACAGGCCCTTCTCGCCCT AGCTCTGTCACGATCCGGGAAGAGCATACTCCATGTCGACCCCAACGACTACTATGGCGGCTCCGAGGCCGCCTTGAGTCTGCAAGAGGCCGACGAGTGGGTCGAGAGATACGCATCGGAGGTTGCGGATGGCGCGTTCGCAGGCGCGCAAGTGaacaaggccgaggacggaCTGTCCTTTCCTCGCGCCTACAGCCTGGCACTTGCGCCCCAGCTCATCCATGCGCGGTCCGAACTCCTCTCGCAGCTGGTATCCTCCAAAGCCTTTCGTCAGATTGAGTTTCTGGCGGTTGGGTCGTTCTTCATCTACCGACCATCTACCGACTCAGCGACGCCCGCGATGCTGAATCGAATACCATCTACCCGAGAGGATGTTTTCGCCAACAAAACGATTCCCACTCGCTCAAAACGTTCTCTGATGAAGTTTCTCAAGTTCGTCCTCGATTTTGAGTCGGAGCCGCACGCCCAGCTTTGGAAGCCAAAGGCTAAGGATGACCTGGCGGCCTTCCTCGAGTCCGAGTTCAAACTTGACCACGACCTCCGATCCTACGTCCTCACGCTCACACTCAGCTTGGATGGGAGGGTAACAGTGGCCGATGGCTTGACCTTGATCAACAGACACTTGACCTCGATGGGAGTGTTTGGCACTGGCTTCGCTGCGGTCTACCCAAAGTGGGGAGGGCTCTCCGAGATCGCCCAAGTGGGTTGCCGGGCCGCcgcagtcggcggcgctgtgtACATGCTTGGCACAGGCATCTCTGAGGCGCGGGTCGTGCCAGCAGCGCAAGGGTCAGGCGGCGAAGAAATCGAGGTCAAACTGACAAACGACGTGGTGGTCAAGTCACGAATACTTGTTCAAGACTGGGCAAACCTCGCAGCGGGTTGCACCAGCCAGTGTCGCCTCACAGCTGTCGTGGAATCGAGCATGCCAGCCATGTTCGAAACTATCGCTGAAGGTACCCCCACGCCCTGCGTCTCAATCGTGGCGTTCCCTCCAGGATCCCTCACGAGGTCCGATGGTACCGTCTCGGATCACCCCGTATACGCATCGGTGCACTCAAGTGACACTGGGGAGTGCCCTAGTGGACAAA GTATTGTTTATCTCAGCACCATCTCCGGCCCTACTTCAAAGGATTTGCTTGAACTCGCGCTCTCATCGTTCCTTCGGGCCCTCTCTCCGGACCAAGATCAACCCAAATGCTTGTACCGGCTCAGCTAtgagcagcgaggcggcacGGGTGCTTTCGACGTAGACAAGGTGACTGGCTTATTCAGCCCACACCCGCCGCATCTCGCGTTCGACGATGCTCTCCTTATACCTGTCAGAAAGGCCTGGGATATGGTCATGGGGGATAGTGCTGGTGACGTAGAGTACATGCAGTTCGAGGACCGTGAGGGTGctgtcgatgacgatgatgcatTTGCTGCGTGA
- the MRS6 gene encoding Rab proteins geranylgeranyltransferase component A (EggNog:ENOG503NWFY~COG:O), with amino-acid sequence MLNRIPSTREDVFANKTIPTRSKRSLMKFLKFVLDFESEPHAQLWKPKAKDDLAAFLESEFKLDHDLRSYVLTLTLSLDGRVTVADGLTLINRHLTSMGVFGTGFAAVYPKWGGLSEIAQVGCRAAAVGGAVYMLGTGISEARVVPAAQGSGGEEIEVKLTNDVVVKSRILVQDWANLAAGCTSQCRLTAVVESSMPAMFETIAEGTPTPCVSIVAFPPGSLTRSDGTVSDHPVYASVHSSDTGECPSGQSIVYLSTISGPTSKDLLELALSSFLRALSPDQDQPKCLYRLSYEQRGGTGAFDVDKVTGLFSPHPPHLAFDDALLIPVRKAWDMVMGDSAGDVEYMQFEDREGAVDDDDAFAA; translated from the exons ATGCTGAATCGAATACCATCTACCCGAGAGGATGTTTTCGCCAACAAAACGATTCCCACTCGCTCAAAACGTTCTCTGATGAAGTTTCTCAAGTTCGTCCTCGATTTTGAGTCGGAGCCGCACGCCCAGCTTTGGAAGCCAAAGGCTAAGGATGACCTGGCGGCCTTCCTCGAGTCCGAGTTCAAACTTGACCACGACCTCCGATCCTACGTCCTCACGCTCACACTCAGCTTGGATGGGAGGGTAACAGTGGCCGATGGCTTGACCTTGATCAACAGACACTTGACCTCGATGGGAGTGTTTGGCACTGGCTTCGCTGCGGTCTACCCAAAGTGGGGAGGGCTCTCCGAGATCGCCCAAGTGGGTTGCCGGGCCGCcgcagtcggcggcgctgtgtACATGCTTGGCACAGGCATCTCTGAGGCGCGGGTCGTGCCAGCAGCGCAAGGGTCAGGCGGCGAAGAAATCGAGGTCAAACTGACAAACGACGTGGTGGTCAAGTCACGAATACTTGTTCAAGACTGGGCAAACCTCGCAGCGGGTTGCACCAGCCAGTGTCGCCTCACAGCTGTCGTGGAATCGAGCATGCCAGCCATGTTCGAAACTATCGCTGAAGGTACCCCCACGCCCTGCGTCTCAATCGTGGCGTTCCCTCCAGGATCCCTCACGAGGTCCGATGGTACCGTCTCGGATCACCCCGTATACGCATCGGTGCACTCAAGTGACACTGGGGAGTGCCCTAGTGGACAAA GTATTGTTTATCTCAGCACCATCTCCGGCCCTACTTCAAAGGATTTGCTTGAACTCGCGCTCTCATCGTTCCTTCGGGCCCTCTCTCCGGACCAAGATCAACCCAAATGCTTGTACCGGCTCAGCTAtgagcagcgaggcggcacGGGTGCTTTCGACGTAGACAAGGTGACTGGCTTATTCAGCCCACACCCGCCGCATCTCGCGTTCGACGATGCTCTCCTTATACCTGTCAGAAAGGCCTGGGATATGGTCATGGGGGATAGTGCTGGTGACGTAGAGTACATGCAGTTCGAGGACCGTGAGGGTGctgtcgatgacgatgatgcatTTGCTGCGTGA
- a CDS encoding uncharacterized protein (COG:J~EggNog:ENOG503NW1S) codes for MASDVGLPRATFAKLSPHPYLLANLEPSNDDVPPARSNGRAPQEVRPPTINLSSLSHAHGSAVVRMGDTTVICGVRGETILTSNIPNHRASNVETELRDYDLLVPNIELATGSAPQFLPGGPPTTLAQTLSTRIYSLLHSSKLIEPDDLRIWHTRPSEQLAADDDAMDQDTGEDGDAGSGDKYVVAYWVLYIDIFFVSFDGNPFDAAWAATVAALRDTKIPRARFDSDRELVICSRRDPKSLTIHGMPVACTAAVFTGKETDRPTDGRYWLLVDPDLLEESLCDESVTMVVDCSGGDTKFLSISKHGGVILSPKHLRSKQLIDWTAKRWKDVAAAISQ; via the coding sequence ATGGCATCCGATGTGGGACTCCCCCGCGCCACCTTTGCCAAACTCTCTCCTCATCCCTACCTGCTCGCCAACCTCGAACCCTCAAACGACGATGTGCCTCCCGCCAGGAGCAACGGCCGCGCCCCTCAAGAAgttcggccgccgacaatAAATCTTTCAAGTTTGTCGCATGCACATGGAAGCGCAGTTGTGCGCATGGGCGACACCACGGTCATCTgcggcgtccgcggcgagACGATCCTTACGTCAAACATCCCGAACCATAGAGCATCAAATGTTGAGACGGAGCTCAGGGACTATGACCTCCTGGTGCCGAACATCGAGCTTGCCACTGGATCTGCACCGCAATTTCTCCCCGGCGGCCCCCCGACCACGCTGGCTCAAACTCTGAGCACGAGGATATACTCTTTGCTCCACAGCTCCAAACTTATCGAGCCTGACGACCTGCGGATATGGCACACGAGGCCCTCTGAGCAGTTGGctgcggacgacgacgccatggaccAAGACACCGGggaggatggcgatgcgggcagcggcgacaaaTACGTCGTTGCATACTGGGTGCTATACATCGATatcttcttcgtctcgtTTGACGGGAACCCGTTTGATGCCGCCTGGGCTGCCACAGTTGCGGCCCTGCGCGACACCAAAATTCCCCGAGCGCGCTTTGATAGCGACAGAGAGCTTGTGATATGCTCGCGGAGGGACCCGAAGTCCCTGACGATCCACGGTATGCCTGTAGCCTGCACCGCGGCCGTGTTCACGGGCAAAGAAACAGATCGGCCGACCGATGGAAGGTATTGGCTGCTGGTAGACCCGGATTTACTAGAGGAATCTCTTTGCGACGAAAGCGTCACGATGGTGGTTGACTGCAGTGGCGGGGATACGAAGTTCCTGTCCATCTCCAAACATGGCGGCGTCATCCTCAGCCCCAAGCACCTGCGATCAAAGCAGCTCATCGACTGGACCGCCAAGCGGTGGAAAGATGTTGCTGCCGCAATAAGTCAATAG
- the rec8 gene encoding R8 protein (COG:D~EggNog:ENOG503NY2J) — protein MFYSHEILCNSQYGVATIWLAATVAKGNAAGKGGLRPLTRKAVQGVNVPKACATIIDPGAPLALRLQSSLLFGVSRVFAQQCTYVLADAEKIQSDMMTFFRVLQTSELDPHAGKTKRHNIVLEDDPSFDLFNALPNLDFLRGSVDNLIGVPSQGSTNKYSQMTPRRQSQSSLSSLSNPALLPFDLPSSLCAGSFHLPSEFGHRDSPLAGKSRDQDNMPEFMPFVDDELDPIPNVSLDFDGDGNLLGIFDQEPELPPLPDFPGDEWQLDQGRAGVTGEAEVQPFLPLGAEQEFGMGEAVLPNDEVFVPRQATKEPRTESYTKTSQTTDTEQVSAHNQRIRRRRPASMVDGTAHLPRQDLRNWDANYAENMERETSRKRQKKITPTQARKNALALIYGNRIANVGLVKGVLGITHPLAEDFAGRTLEARLHGLNPEDLEPDAVQKRGRRRKSPEAFAEETAEEEGLRSVRPRIQGDAELGRANMHDDGDAVVFGDDDTAPEMGLDPAVPMEERHSSSIMPWIRSASAARVHGSTQKPAPDPSPLHGRGSVLNSIERHSDPANHPLGPAAFESADSSIDFGGDIGALDFNRGNDTQASHTGGLDMASQEFLSYATAHAVEKGVVRGTDDDGDERRWISFQDLASPDSHSKGIAAQAFLHVLSLATKGVVAVQQDGTEAKQPFGTIHIGVTVQPAREESCDELA, from the exons ATGTTCTACAGCCACGAGA TCCTTTGCAACAGCCAGTATGGCGTCGCGACGATCTG GCTCGCGGCAACGGTGGCCAAAGGCAACGCggccggcaaaggcggcCTGCGTCCTTTGACCAGAAAGGCCGTGCAAGGAGTCAATGTCCCGAAAGCGTGTGCCACCATCATCGATCCTGGAGCACCCcttgcgctgcgcctgcagAGCAGTCTTCTGTTTGGCGTCTCGCGCGTCTTCGCCCAGCAATGCACATacgtcctcgccgatgcTGAGAAGATCCAGTCCGACATGATGACCTTCTTCCGCGTGCTCCAGACGAGCGAACTTGACCCGCACGCCGGCAAGACTAA GCGCCACAACATTGTTCTGGAAGACGACCCTTCCTTTGACTTGTTCAACGCACTGCCCAACTTGGACTTTCTTCGCGGCAGCGTGGATAATCTCATTGGAGTGCCGAGCCAGGGCTCCACGAACAAGTACTCGCAGATGactccgcgccgccagagccAGTCCAGCCTTTCGTCTCTGAGCAACCCAGCTCTGCTGCCGTTCGACCTCCCGTCCTCTTTGTGCGCGGGCAGTTTCCATCTTCCCTCCGAGTTTGGACACCGAGACTCGCCTCTTGCAGGCAAAAGCCGTGATCAAGACAACATGCCGGAATTCATGCCTTTTGTGGACGACGAATTGGATCCCATTCCAAATGTCAGCCTTGATTTTGACGGCGATGGCAACCTCCTGGGTATCTTTGATCAGGAGCCCGAATTACCTCCTCTTCCCGATTTTCCTGGCGATGAGTGGCAGCTGGATCAAGGCAGAGCGGGTGTAACTGGCGAAGCCGAGGTGCAGCCGTTTCTCCCACTCGGAGCTGAACAGGAGTTCGGCATGGGCGAGGCCGTACTTCCAAACGACGAAGTGTTCGTCCCACGTCAGGCAACCAAGGAACCACGCACCGAGTCTTACACCAAGACCTCTCAAACAACAGACACGGAGCAAGTGTCGGCTCACAACCAACGCATTCGCCGCCGAAGGCCAGCCTCAATGGTAGACGGGACCGCACACCTTCCTCGACAGGACCTGCGCAACTGGGATGCCAACTACGCGGAGAACATGGAACGCGAAACGAGTCGCAAGCGCCAGAAGAAAATCACCCCGACCCAGGCCAGAAAGAATGCCCTTGCACTGATCTATGGCAATAGAATTGCCAATGTCGGTCTCGTCAAGGGCGTGCTCGGCATCACTCACCCTCTAGCAGAGGATTTCGCCGGCCGCACGCTCGAAGCTCGCCTTCACGGACTCAATCCTGAAGACCTTGAGCCCGACGCGGTCCAGAaaagaggccgacgacgcaaGTCACCCGAGGCTTTCGCCGAGGAGACTGCTGAGGAAGAGGGCCTACGCAGCGTCCGTCCTCGCATCCAAGGagacgccgagctgggccGCGCCAACAtgcatgatgacggcgacgcggtggtctttggcgacgacgacacggccccTGAGATGGgcctcgacccggccgtGCCTATGGAAGAGCGCCATTCCTCGTCCATCATGCCGTGGATTCGTTCGGCATCGGCCGCTCGCGTTCATGGAAGCACTCAGAAACCCGCGCCCGATCCCAGTCCCCTGcatggccgcggcagcgtcctCAACTCCATCGAGCGTCACAGCGATCCAGCAAACCACCCCCTTGGCCCTGCCGCTTTCGAATCCGCGGACTCGTCCatcgactttggcggcgacaTTGGCGCCCTGGACTTCAACCGCGGGAACGACACCCAGGCGTCGCACACCGGAGGCCTCGACATGGCGAGCCAGGAGTTCCTGAGTTACGCCACCGCGCATGCCGTGGAAAAGGGCGTCGTTCGCGgcacggacgacgacggcgacgagcgacgCTGGATCTCGTTCCAAGACCTCGCGAGCCCGGACTCGCACAGCAAGGGCATCGCCGCGCAGGCATTCCTCCACGTGCTCTCCCTGGCGACcaagggcgtcgtggcggtACAGCAGGACGGCACGGAGGCGAAGCAGCCGTTTGGAACAATTCACATTGGCGTCACAGTCCAGCCAGCAAGAGAAGAGTCTTGCGACGAACTCGCCTAA
- a CDS encoding Molybdopterin synthase (COG:H~EggNog:ENOG503P48G) — MDNAQDDTWELTEDGCHVSLTRDHLDAVQIMNRVRSPEAGAIVLFAGTTRDSFAGKPVKELTYTAYNKRALRTMLSICVDLRAKHGLKGVAVTHRLGTVPIAEESILIAVSAPHRQAAWRAGEEALELCKERVEVWKREEFHGEEGVWRANRDGAKGERIDEGAR; from the exons ATGGACAACGCCCAGGATGACACTTGGGAACTCACAGAAGACGGGTGCCACGTCTCCCTGACGAGGGACCATCTCGATGCGGTGCAGATTATGAACCGCGTGCGCAGTCCCGAGGCCGGCGCTATAGTCCTCTTTGCAG GGACAACGCGCGACAGTTTcgccggcaagcccgtcaAGGAGCTCACGTACACAGCCTACAACAAGCGCGCCCTGCGCACCATGCTGTCCATCTGCGTGGACCTCCGCGCCAAGCACGGGCtcaagggcgtcgccgtgacGCACCGCCTGGGCACCGTGCCCATCGCCGAGGAGAGCATCCTCATCGCCGTGTCCGCCCCGCACAGGCAggccgcctggcgcgccggcgaggaggccctcgagctgtGCAAGGAGAGGGTCGAGGTTTGGAAGCGCGAGGAGTTtcacggcgaggagggcgtctGGAGGGCGAACCGCGATGGCGCCAAGGGGGAGAGgatcgacgagggcgcgcggtGA